In a genomic window of Pangasianodon hypophthalmus isolate fPanHyp1 chromosome 1, fPanHyp1.pri, whole genome shotgun sequence:
- the LOC113542345 gene encoding hemicentin-1: MQLDMYINLLLTITGLAQVVTASKPQWVKLSGPNEVIAGVSALYECSAVCSRTCYYTWNLKGQSFPGSKFTLTENGVDKFISLTCTVTDEDHKYFVSKITSVTVINPISVKPSTDQSVLNQQPKVGRSFRLTCDGASLPVTITWIKDGVPLTLDSRMSLSPDNVTLSFSLLEESDSGRYQCKVLNGSVSVISKAYWIYLGYVVMSLTGPNQAEVGMQSVYTCDAQCGMDCTVQWALHAGFPRGRFIAEGPRILWTPSDIGQTQVFTCITLNPGAGNIGQVSKTVTVVEARPHPKPSNAVSAKPSVAVVSSATLLMLVSACV, from the exons ATGCAGCTGGATATGTATATAAATCTGTTGCTGACAATTACAG ggCTTGCGCAGGTGGTTACTGCAA gTAAGCCACAGTGGGTAAAGCTCTCAGGTCCCAATGAGGTGATAGCTGGAGTGAGTGCCCTCTATGAGTGTTCTGCAGTCTGCAGTCGTACCTGTTATTATACCTGGAACTTGAAAGGCCAATCATTTCCTGGAAGCAAATTTACCCTTACTGAAAATGGCGTAGACAAGTTCATCTCACTAACATGCACAGTGACAGATGAAGACCATAAGTACTTTGTCAGCAAGATCACATCAGTCACAGTGATAA ATCCCATTTCTGTGAAGCCATCAACTGATCAATCAGTACTTAACCAGCAGCCTAAAGTGGGGCGGTCATTTCGTTTAACATGTGATGGGGCCTCCCTACCAGTCACTATAACCTGGATTAAGGATGGTGTACCTCTTACATTAGACTCCAGGATGAGCCTATCCCCAGACAATGTAACTCTGTCTTTTAGCCTTCTGGAAGAGTCAGATAGTGGCCGATATCAGTGCAAGGTCCTTAATGGAAGTGTCAGTGTAATAAGTAAGGCGTACTGGATTTATC TTGGATATGTTGTCATGAGTCTAACTGGGCCAAACCAAGCTGAAGTAGGCATGCAAAGCGTGTACACCTGTGACGCACAGTGTGGGATGGATTGCACTGTGCAGTGGGCCTTGCATGCAGGCTTTCCAAGAGGAAGATTTATTGCTGAGGGACCAAGGATTCTCTGGACCCCCTCTGACATCGGACAGACACAGGTCTTCACTTGTATCACTCTGAACCCGGGAGCAGGCAATATTGGGCAGGTCTCCAAAACTGTGACTGTTGTAG AGGCGCGGCCACACCCCAAGCCCAGTAATGCTGTATCAGCCAAACCCAGTGTAGCCGTGGTGAGCAGTGCAACTCTGCTGATGCTGGTTTCTGCTTGTGTCTGA